In Chaetodon trifascialis isolate fChaTrf1 chromosome 2, fChaTrf1.hap1, whole genome shotgun sequence, one DNA window encodes the following:
- the LOC139342877 gene encoding hydroxyacyl-coenzyme A dehydrogenase, mitochondrial-like, with translation MAFLSHQVCRGFCSSAVRNVVIKQVMIVGGGQMGAGIAQVAAATGHSVTLVDMSDDILKKAVKGIEGSLKRVAKKKFADKPEAGEDFLQKTLQNVSTSTDPGSAVQGSDLVVEAIVENLKVKQDLFGQLDKAAPAHTIFASNTSSLPISDIASATNRLDRFGGLHFFNPVPMMRLVEVIGTSATSQETFDSLLNFSKSLGKTPVSCKDTAGFIVNRLLVPYTMEAIRLHERGHGSKEDIDIAMKLGAGYPMGPFELADYVGLDTLKFIMDGWSTLEPNNPLFAQSELLNKLVSEGKLGKKTGEGFYKSN, from the exons ATGGCTTTCCTCTCCCACCAGGTCTGCAGAGGCTTCTGCTCCTCGGCCGTCAGGAATGTGGTTATCAAGCAGGTGATGATCGTCGGAGGCGGACAGATGGGCGCGGGAATCGCGCAG GTTGCTGCAGCAACAGGCCACTCGGTGACGCTGGTGGACATGAGTGACGACATCCTGAAGAAGGCTGTCAAAGGGATTGAAGGGAGTCTGAAGAGAGTCGCAAAGAAGAAGTTTGCCGACAAGCCAGAG GCCGGTGAAGACTTCCTCCAGAAGACGCTGCAGAACGTGTCCACCTCCACTGATCCTGGATCTGCCGTTCAGGGCTCGGATCTCGTGGTGGAGGCCATTGTGGAAAACCTAAAGGTCAAACAGGATCTCTTCGGTCAGCTTGACAAGGCGGCACCGGC acaCACCATCTTCGCCAGCAACACGTCCTCCCTGCCCATCTCTGACATCGCCAGCGCCACCAACAGGCTGGACAGATTCGGCGGCCTTCACTTCTTCAACCCCGTCCCCATGATGAGGCTCGTGGAG GTCATTGGAACCTCAGCAACGAGCCAAGAGACCTTCGATTCGCTCCTGAACTTCAGCAAAAGTCTGGGAAAAACTCCAGTTTCCTGCAAG GACACTGCAGGATTCATCGTGAACCGCCTGCTCGTGCCTTACACGATGGAGGCCATTCGGCTGCACGAGAGAG GTCACGGATCCAAGGAGGACATCGACATCGCCATGAAGCTCGGCGCAGGTTATCCCATGGGGCCCTTCGAGCTCGCTGACTACGTAGGATTAGACACGCTGAAGTTCATCATGGATG GCTGGAGCACCTTAGAACCCAACAACCCGCTGTTTGCTCAGAGCGAACTGCTGAACAAGCTGGTCTCTGAGGGCAAATTGGGCAAAAAGACAGGAGAAGGATTCTACAAGTCCAACtag